The following are from one region of the Prionailurus bengalensis isolate Pbe53 chromosome A2, Fcat_Pben_1.1_paternal_pri, whole genome shotgun sequence genome:
- the CRBN gene encoding protein cereblon isoform X4, which produces MGNHLPLLPESEEEDESEMEVEDQDSKEAKKPNVINFDTSLPTSHTYLGSDMEEFHGRTLHDDDSCQVIPVLPQVMMILIPGQTLPLQLFRPQEVSMVRNLIQKDRTFAVLAYSNVQEREAQFGTTAEIYAYREEQDFGIEIVKVKAIGRQRFKVLELRTQSDGIQQAKVQILPECVLPSTMSAVQLESLNKCQIFPSKPVSWEDQYSYKWWQKYQKRKFHCANLTSWPRWLYSLYDAETLMDRIKKQLREWDENLKDDSLPSNPIDFSYRVAACLPIDDVLRIQLLKIGSAIQRLRCELDIMNKCTSLCCKQCQETEITTKNEIFSLSLCGPMAAYVNPHGYVHETLTVYKACNLNLIGRPSTEHSWFPGYAWTIAQCRICASHIGWKFTATKKDMSPQKFWGLTRSALLPTIPDTEDEISPDKVILCL; this is translated from the exons ATGGGCAACCACCTGCCACTCCTCCCTG agagtgaggaagaagaTGAAAGTGAAATGGAAGTTGAAGACCAGGATAGCAAAGAAGCCAAAAAACCAAACGTCATAAATTTTGACACCAGTCTGCCAACATCACATACA TATCTGGGCTCTGATATGGAAGAATTTCATGGCAGGACTCTGCATGATGACGACAGCTGCCAGGTTATTCCAGTTCTGCCACAGGTGATGATGATCCTGATTCCTGGGCAGACCTTACCTCTTCAGCTCTTTCGTCCTCAGGAAGTCAGCATGGTGCGGAATTTAATTCAGAAAGACAGAACCTTTGCGGTTCTTGCATACAG TAATGTACAGGAGAGGGAAGCACAGTTCGGAACAACAGCAGAGATATATGCCTATCGAGAAGAACAGGATTTTGGAATTGAGATAGTGAAAGTGAAAGCAATTGGACGACAAAGGTTCAAAGTTCTTGAGCTAAGAACACAGTCAGATGG AATCCAGCAAGCTAAAGTGCAAATTCTTCCCGAGTGTGTGTTGCCTTCAACCATGTCTGCAGTTCAGTTAGAATCCCTCAATAAATGCCAGATATTTCCTTCAAAACCTGTCTCATGGGAAGACCAGTATTCATATAAATGGTGGCAGAAATACCAGAAG agaaAGTTTCATTGTGCAAATTTGACTTCATGGCCTCGCTGGCTGTATTCCTTATATGATGCT GAAACTTTAATGGATAGAATTAAGAAACAGCTCCGTGAATGGGACGAAAATCTAAAAGACGATTCTCTTCCTTCAAATCCAATAG atttttcttacaGAGTAGCTGCTTGTCTTCCTATCGATGATGTATTAAGGATTCAGCTCCTTAAAATTGGTAGTGCCATCCAACGACTCCGCTGTGAACTAGATATTATGAATAAA TGTACATCTCTTTGCTGTAAACAAtgtcaagaaacagaaataacaaccaaaaatgaaatattcag TTTATCGTTATGTGGGCCGATGGCAGCTTACGTGAATCCTCATGGATACGTGCATGAGACGCTTACTGTGTATAAGGCTTGCAACTTGAATCTGATAGGTCGACCTTCTACAGAGCACAGCTGGTTTCCTGG gtACGCCTGGACTATCGCCCAGTGTAGGATCTGTGCAAGCCATATTGGATGGAAATTTACAGCCACCAAAAAAGACATGTCACCTCAGAAGTTTTGGGGTTTGACTCGATCTGCTCTGTTGCCCACAATTCCAGACACTGAAGATGAGATAAGTCCAGACAAAGTAATACTTTGCTTGTAA
- the CRBN gene encoding protein cereblon isoform X3 has protein sequence MGNHLPLLPAESEEEDESEMEVEDQDSKEAKKPNVINFDTSLPTSHTYLGSDMEEFHGRTLHDDDSCQVIPVLPQVMMILIPGQTLPLQLFRPQEVSMVRNLIQKDRTFAVLAYSNVQEREAQFGTTAEIYAYREEQDFGIEIVKVKAIGRQRFKVLELRTQSDGIQQAKVQILPECVLPSTMSAVQLESLNKCQIFPSKPVSWEDQYSYKWWQKYQKRKFHCANLTSWPRWLYSLYDAETLMDRIKKQLREWDENLKDDSLPSNPIDFSYRVAACLPIDDVLRIQLLKIGSAIQRLRCELDIMNKCTSLCCKQCQETEITTKNEIFSLSLCGPMAAYVNPHGYVHETLTVYKACNLNLIGRPSTEHSWFPGYAWTIAQCRICASHIGWKFTATKKDMSPQKFWGLTRSALLPTIPDTEDEISPDKVILCL, from the exons ATGGGCAACCACCTGCCACTCCTCCCTG cagagagtgaggaagaagaTGAAAGTGAAATGGAAGTTGAAGACCAGGATAGCAAAGAAGCCAAAAAACCAAACGTCATAAATTTTGACACCAGTCTGCCAACATCACATACA TATCTGGGCTCTGATATGGAAGAATTTCATGGCAGGACTCTGCATGATGACGACAGCTGCCAGGTTATTCCAGTTCTGCCACAGGTGATGATGATCCTGATTCCTGGGCAGACCTTACCTCTTCAGCTCTTTCGTCCTCAGGAAGTCAGCATGGTGCGGAATTTAATTCAGAAAGACAGAACCTTTGCGGTTCTTGCATACAG TAATGTACAGGAGAGGGAAGCACAGTTCGGAACAACAGCAGAGATATATGCCTATCGAGAAGAACAGGATTTTGGAATTGAGATAGTGAAAGTGAAAGCAATTGGACGACAAAGGTTCAAAGTTCTTGAGCTAAGAACACAGTCAGATGG AATCCAGCAAGCTAAAGTGCAAATTCTTCCCGAGTGTGTGTTGCCTTCAACCATGTCTGCAGTTCAGTTAGAATCCCTCAATAAATGCCAGATATTTCCTTCAAAACCTGTCTCATGGGAAGACCAGTATTCATATAAATGGTGGCAGAAATACCAGAAG agaaAGTTTCATTGTGCAAATTTGACTTCATGGCCTCGCTGGCTGTATTCCTTATATGATGCT GAAACTTTAATGGATAGAATTAAGAAACAGCTCCGTGAATGGGACGAAAATCTAAAAGACGATTCTCTTCCTTCAAATCCAATAG atttttcttacaGAGTAGCTGCTTGTCTTCCTATCGATGATGTATTAAGGATTCAGCTCCTTAAAATTGGTAGTGCCATCCAACGACTCCGCTGTGAACTAGATATTATGAATAAA TGTACATCTCTTTGCTGTAAACAAtgtcaagaaacagaaataacaaccaaaaatgaaatattcag TTTATCGTTATGTGGGCCGATGGCAGCTTACGTGAATCCTCATGGATACGTGCATGAGACGCTTACTGTGTATAAGGCTTGCAACTTGAATCTGATAGGTCGACCTTCTACAGAGCACAGCTGGTTTCCTGG gtACGCCTGGACTATCGCCCAGTGTAGGATCTGTGCAAGCCATATTGGATGGAAATTTACAGCCACCAAAAAAGACATGTCACCTCAGAAGTTTTGGGGTTTGACTCGATCTGCTCTGTTGCCCACAATTCCAGACACTGAAGATGAGATAAGTCCAGACAAAGTAATACTTTGCTTGTAA
- the CRBN gene encoding protein cereblon isoform X2, with amino-acid sequence MADERDPQDAAHDMGNHLPLLPESEEEDESEMEVEDQDSKEAKKPNVINFDTSLPTSHTYLGSDMEEFHGRTLHDDDSCQVIPVLPQVMMILIPGQTLPLQLFRPQEVSMVRNLIQKDRTFAVLAYSNVQEREAQFGTTAEIYAYREEQDFGIEIVKVKAIGRQRFKVLELRTQSDGIQQAKVQILPECVLPSTMSAVQLESLNKCQIFPSKPVSWEDQYSYKWWQKYQKRKFHCANLTSWPRWLYSLYDAETLMDRIKKQLREWDENLKDDSLPSNPIDFSYRVAACLPIDDVLRIQLLKIGSAIQRLRCELDIMNKCTSLCCKQCQETEITTKNEIFSLSLCGPMAAYVNPHGYVHETLTVYKACNLNLIGRPSTEHSWFPGYAWTIAQCRICASHIGWKFTATKKDMSPQKFWGLTRSALLPTIPDTEDEISPDKVILCL; translated from the exons ATGGCCGACGAGAGGGATCCGCAGGACGCTGCGCACGACATGGGCAACCACCTGCCACTCCTCCCTG agagtgaggaagaagaTGAAAGTGAAATGGAAGTTGAAGACCAGGATAGCAAAGAAGCCAAAAAACCAAACGTCATAAATTTTGACACCAGTCTGCCAACATCACATACA TATCTGGGCTCTGATATGGAAGAATTTCATGGCAGGACTCTGCATGATGACGACAGCTGCCAGGTTATTCCAGTTCTGCCACAGGTGATGATGATCCTGATTCCTGGGCAGACCTTACCTCTTCAGCTCTTTCGTCCTCAGGAAGTCAGCATGGTGCGGAATTTAATTCAGAAAGACAGAACCTTTGCGGTTCTTGCATACAG TAATGTACAGGAGAGGGAAGCACAGTTCGGAACAACAGCAGAGATATATGCCTATCGAGAAGAACAGGATTTTGGAATTGAGATAGTGAAAGTGAAAGCAATTGGACGACAAAGGTTCAAAGTTCTTGAGCTAAGAACACAGTCAGATGG AATCCAGCAAGCTAAAGTGCAAATTCTTCCCGAGTGTGTGTTGCCTTCAACCATGTCTGCAGTTCAGTTAGAATCCCTCAATAAATGCCAGATATTTCCTTCAAAACCTGTCTCATGGGAAGACCAGTATTCATATAAATGGTGGCAGAAATACCAGAAG agaaAGTTTCATTGTGCAAATTTGACTTCATGGCCTCGCTGGCTGTATTCCTTATATGATGCT GAAACTTTAATGGATAGAATTAAGAAACAGCTCCGTGAATGGGACGAAAATCTAAAAGACGATTCTCTTCCTTCAAATCCAATAG atttttcttacaGAGTAGCTGCTTGTCTTCCTATCGATGATGTATTAAGGATTCAGCTCCTTAAAATTGGTAGTGCCATCCAACGACTCCGCTGTGAACTAGATATTATGAATAAA TGTACATCTCTTTGCTGTAAACAAtgtcaagaaacagaaataacaaccaaaaatgaaatattcag TTTATCGTTATGTGGGCCGATGGCAGCTTACGTGAATCCTCATGGATACGTGCATGAGACGCTTACTGTGTATAAGGCTTGCAACTTGAATCTGATAGGTCGACCTTCTACAGAGCACAGCTGGTTTCCTGG gtACGCCTGGACTATCGCCCAGTGTAGGATCTGTGCAAGCCATATTGGATGGAAATTTACAGCCACCAAAAAAGACATGTCACCTCAGAAGTTTTGGGGTTTGACTCGATCTGCTCTGTTGCCCACAATTCCAGACACTGAAGATGAGATAAGTCCAGACAAAGTAATACTTTGCTTGTAA
- the CRBN gene encoding protein cereblon isoform X1, translated as MADERDPQDAAHDMGNHLPLLPAESEEEDESEMEVEDQDSKEAKKPNVINFDTSLPTSHTYLGSDMEEFHGRTLHDDDSCQVIPVLPQVMMILIPGQTLPLQLFRPQEVSMVRNLIQKDRTFAVLAYSNVQEREAQFGTTAEIYAYREEQDFGIEIVKVKAIGRQRFKVLELRTQSDGIQQAKVQILPECVLPSTMSAVQLESLNKCQIFPSKPVSWEDQYSYKWWQKYQKRKFHCANLTSWPRWLYSLYDAETLMDRIKKQLREWDENLKDDSLPSNPIDFSYRVAACLPIDDVLRIQLLKIGSAIQRLRCELDIMNKCTSLCCKQCQETEITTKNEIFSLSLCGPMAAYVNPHGYVHETLTVYKACNLNLIGRPSTEHSWFPGYAWTIAQCRICASHIGWKFTATKKDMSPQKFWGLTRSALLPTIPDTEDEISPDKVILCL; from the exons ATGGCCGACGAGAGGGATCCGCAGGACGCTGCGCACGACATGGGCAACCACCTGCCACTCCTCCCTG cagagagtgaggaagaagaTGAAAGTGAAATGGAAGTTGAAGACCAGGATAGCAAAGAAGCCAAAAAACCAAACGTCATAAATTTTGACACCAGTCTGCCAACATCACATACA TATCTGGGCTCTGATATGGAAGAATTTCATGGCAGGACTCTGCATGATGACGACAGCTGCCAGGTTATTCCAGTTCTGCCACAGGTGATGATGATCCTGATTCCTGGGCAGACCTTACCTCTTCAGCTCTTTCGTCCTCAGGAAGTCAGCATGGTGCGGAATTTAATTCAGAAAGACAGAACCTTTGCGGTTCTTGCATACAG TAATGTACAGGAGAGGGAAGCACAGTTCGGAACAACAGCAGAGATATATGCCTATCGAGAAGAACAGGATTTTGGAATTGAGATAGTGAAAGTGAAAGCAATTGGACGACAAAGGTTCAAAGTTCTTGAGCTAAGAACACAGTCAGATGG AATCCAGCAAGCTAAAGTGCAAATTCTTCCCGAGTGTGTGTTGCCTTCAACCATGTCTGCAGTTCAGTTAGAATCCCTCAATAAATGCCAGATATTTCCTTCAAAACCTGTCTCATGGGAAGACCAGTATTCATATAAATGGTGGCAGAAATACCAGAAG agaaAGTTTCATTGTGCAAATTTGACTTCATGGCCTCGCTGGCTGTATTCCTTATATGATGCT GAAACTTTAATGGATAGAATTAAGAAACAGCTCCGTGAATGGGACGAAAATCTAAAAGACGATTCTCTTCCTTCAAATCCAATAG atttttcttacaGAGTAGCTGCTTGTCTTCCTATCGATGATGTATTAAGGATTCAGCTCCTTAAAATTGGTAGTGCCATCCAACGACTCCGCTGTGAACTAGATATTATGAATAAA TGTACATCTCTTTGCTGTAAACAAtgtcaagaaacagaaataacaaccaaaaatgaaatattcag TTTATCGTTATGTGGGCCGATGGCAGCTTACGTGAATCCTCATGGATACGTGCATGAGACGCTTACTGTGTATAAGGCTTGCAACTTGAATCTGATAGGTCGACCTTCTACAGAGCACAGCTGGTTTCCTGG gtACGCCTGGACTATCGCCCAGTGTAGGATCTGTGCAAGCCATATTGGATGGAAATTTACAGCCACCAAAAAAGACATGTCACCTCAGAAGTTTTGGGGTTTGACTCGATCTGCTCTGTTGCCCACAATTCCAGACACTGAAGATGAGATAAGTCCAGACAAAGTAATACTTTGCTTGTAA